A genomic window from Glycine max cultivar Williams 82 chromosome 17, Glycine_max_v4.0, whole genome shotgun sequence includes:
- the LOC100812106 gene encoding flowering-promoting factor 1-like protein 3 yields MSGVWVFKNGVVRLVENPGGEAVEGSRGGRRKVLVHRASNEVITSYAVLERKLYSLGWERYYDDPDLLQFHKRSTVHLISLPRDFNKFKPMHMYDIVVKNKNAFEVRDM; encoded by the coding sequence ATGTCTGGGGTTTGGGTTTTCAAGAACGGTGTGGTGAGGCTGGTGGAGAACCCTGGGGGTGAGGCAGTGGAGGGAAGCCGTGGAGGAAGAAGGAAGGTGCTTGTTCATAGAGCAAGCAACGAGGTTATCACCTCTTATGCGGTGTTAGAGCGAAAACTGTATTCACTTGGGTGGGAGCGTTACTATGACGACCCTGATCTTCTTCAATTCCACAAACGCTCCACCGTGCACCTTATTTCCCTCCCAAGAGACTTCAACAAGTTCAAGCCCATGCACATGTATGACATAGTGGTGAAGAACAAGAACGCTTTTGAAGTTAGGGACATGTAG